The Biomphalaria glabrata chromosome 1, xgBioGlab47.1, whole genome shotgun sequence sequence acaaaatacttaattagtcaattattaattattggtaattcattattttgtttaataaacaataaaggaaataacttgtacattattggtaggtATAGTTATAAggatggagttcttccccttaagacaagctttgttttttttttttaaagggattttttatttcacccaAATAAACAATTTGTTGTTCGCCAAATCGTTAACATTTTGTTGAATAGCCCCATTACTGCCCCTTAGTGCAGCATGTGGGTACTACCAAGGTTACTTGTATCTTAGGTTGAGAGACATTTAAATAGAGGAAGATTGTCGAGTTCTAGATGCACTTACCCCAAACTGAGACCTGTCTGTGTCTCGTGTGTTGTGCGACGTGGACGTGGTCAAACAGAGCACCAGAAGCACCACCGAGTAGTGCACTACTGCCATCGCTGGGCGAACTCCTTTAGCTTGGGTGCAGCAGACGGCATTGACCAGCTCCTAGCATACTCCACGCCCATGCAAAGTCCAGCATGAGTGAACTGCTCTCACATCAGCTGaagtcaaagaaaaacaaaaactatctTTTCAAATGATCCACACTAATACAAATTTGAAAGGGGATTTACTTCACTTTCTCAGAAGTCGGAAAAGCATGCTCCTATGACAAGACTTCTATCAACGCAATCTGTCTGAGtcgaatcttgtacacgttatttcccccacttctaggatcaagttggtACTTTGCATAATAATACATTATCGATGCATCAACTTAAAactttaacaaaattatttattcaattatttgttattaattaattttgtgttatatagaaaatgtactaagctaaggggagataatctttgtgtagagaattaggtcgttcgctatcaaatttaaactttcaatagactaaaaaaaaaaattatttggatATGTACTTGAATAGCTCGGTGGCTAACATGTCGCTTTCCATCATGGAGGTTCGAGTCTtcgaggttgtttttttttaaatagcttttgaaaaggcagcatggaaaccttctacCCCGACCTCCCTGAAACTGGTCCACAGAAATGATTGGGCCATAGCGCACTAGACATGcattaagcatgaaagttgcacttCAAAGgcagtaaaaatatttccaatcgcacaaatgtatcattgttagtctagatcaggggttctcaacctgtgggtcgcgaccccttgaggggtcgattgaagatttgtcaggggtcgcctaagaccatcgaaaatatggattgtatttagtgtattcttctattgctgtgtatgttatgggtggggggggggggggtccgcggcagagtgggggatagtaaaaaggggtcgccgagcttaaaaggttgagaaccgctggtctagattCTCTTGATCTATATACATTTAATTGCATGATTgaatcaaaataattgatgccaGTTCACTCAATATACGCTtagttataattattttaatatattttgtttttaaattcgtACACTATATAAgtcattgtttttataaaactaCATAacgtttgtcttcgagtccgaagattattaAAGAGGCAAACCTGGCGTTTAACATggtttttaaagagttttcggaggggggggggagggaggcaCAAGCCACTATCAATTTACAAATACTTAACACAGGCTGGATACCAACATTACAGTAAACGATTATAAAATCGCAATATGCATAGAACTTGATCTTTGATAATTGTAGTTCGAAGTAATGAAAACAAGAATTCCTTTCAGATTTATGCTGATATAATAAGGAAGAGGAAATTGAGCAACTcaggtttaaacaaaaaatttgatCTTATATAGCACATTCAAATGGTATCCGGGAGTTTATCGTATTGATCTGGGTCCTATGTTTCGTTGAAAGAAGATTGAACAGATCTATATCCGTCTTGTCTGGGACACAGAACAAAATACTTGaacattttctttagaaaaagaTTATTTGCATGTTGAACCCTACCACCCCACCTAGCCCCAAATttcgattttttaatttttttttttaagggagtAAGTTGAATGTGACGTGAAGTCAATTTTGTAAAATGagaatttaaaagataaaaaaaaaacaaaaaaaaaacctcacaAATTGTTGGAATAGGTTAGCTACAACATGGTGTAAGTGTAACCGCTAAAGCTCGTAATCCGTCAATGTGCACATTGCCTAGCTCATCTGGAAATTGATTTGCTTCGTTAATGTGCGGAATCAAGAATTGTTCGCATTTTACCAAGGCAATGTGCATCAGGTGCCCGCAAGTGTGCATCGtgtgataagtttttttttttttttttttgcgtaatTTGTGGAGACACAGATCCTTAAGAGAAGGGTGAGGTAAGATAGTATTGAGCAGCATCTTTAAAAAGATTACGGATCAGAAAACAGTGCGAAGAGGCTACATTTAGATTTGCATGTAGTTTTTGAAAAGCAAGCAAAGAGAAATGTTAGCAATTTCTTATGCAAGGCATGAGAATTAGCGTACCCAAAGTATATAGAGAGTAAAAACTGATGCTCACTGGATTTTATCTGTGgttctttgtaaaattttatCCGTGGTTCTTTGCAAAATTTTATCCGTGgttctttgtaaaattttagCCGTGgttctttgtaaaattttagCCGTGGTTCTTTGCAAAATTTTAGCCGTGgttctttgtaaaattttatCCGTGgttctttgtaaaattttatCCGTGGTTCTTTGCAAAATTTTAGCCGTGgttctttgtaaaattttagCCGTGgttctttgtaaaattttatCCGTGGTTCTTTGCAAAATTTTATCCGTGgttctttgtaaaat is a genomic window containing:
- the LOC129926414 gene encoding uncharacterized protein LOC129926414, whose protein sequence is MEHSPRVRAETIRKSCKAKVRGQGYSTKRRHFSRTTAKILQRTTAKILQRTTAKILQRTTAKILQRTTDKILQRTTDKILQRTTAKILQRTTAKILQRTTDKILQRTTDKILQRTTAKILQRTTAKILQRTTAKILQRTTDKILQRTTDKILQRTTDKIQ